In one Syntrophales bacterium genomic region, the following are encoded:
- a CDS encoding M20/M25/M40 family metallo-hydrolase: protein MRYFLLVLVLLIVFLVYSVLKVKFIPSVSVPGSALNISGDNTHQLYEHVKYLSVRIGSRSVHDYEKLEATKHYIVSYLEDLGYTPILQDCKYNGKIYNNIIVSIKGVKHPDETIVFGAHYDTVYGTPGADDNASSVAVLLEICRALKDFSPGRTLKLIFFTLEEPPLFRSKLMGSYVYASEAKRKGENICAMVCLEMVGYYSDKKGGQTFPLPFMSLVYPSTPNFIAVVGNLTSINLVKRIKNSINKSSEIPVETLSTVGFVPGVDFSDHRSFWKMGYPAVMITDTAFYRNPNYHSVKDTIDTLNFNKMSSLLVGLVQVAKDLSGSP, encoded by the coding sequence ATGCGTTATTTTTTATTAGTGCTTGTCCTCCTTATCGTTTTTCTGGTGTACTCCGTCCTGAAGGTAAAGTTTATCCCCTCTGTTTCCGTTCCAGGGTCAGCTTTAAACATTAGCGGAGATAACACCCACCAGTTATATGAACATGTAAAATATTTAAGTGTCCGCATCGGTTCACGGAGCGTTCATGATTACGAAAAGCTGGAAGCAACAAAACATTATATTGTATCGTATCTCGAAGATCTCGGTTATACCCCCATACTCCAGGATTGCAAATATAATGGCAAGATATACAACAATATCATTGTATCCATAAAGGGGGTAAAGCATCCAGACGAGACGATTGTCTTTGGTGCTCACTACGATACGGTTTATGGTACGCCAGGTGCCGATGATAATGCCAGTTCCGTTGCTGTCTTGCTCGAGATCTGCCGGGCATTGAAAGATTTTTCACCTGGGAGGACGCTGAAGCTGATATTTTTTACCCTTGAGGAACCTCCGCTGTTCAGATCGAAACTTATGGGAAGCTATGTTTACGCCAGTGAAGCGAAGAGAAAAGGCGAAAATATCTGTGCCATGGTCTGTCTTGAAATGGTTGGATATTATAGTGACAAGAAAGGCGGCCAGACCTTTCCCCTTCCCTTTATGAGCTTGGTGTATCCTTCTACCCCTAATTTCATAGCTGTTGTTGGTAACTTAACATCGATAAATCTTGTAAAAAGGATAAAAAATTCTATAAATAAAAGTTCCGAGATTCCGGTTGAAACGTTATCAACAGTCGGTTTTGTTCCCGGTGTAGACTTTTCCGATCACCGCTCATTCTGGAAGATGGGATATCCCGCTGTCATGATCACAGATACAGCTTTTTATCGAAATCCGAATTATCATAGCGTAAAGGATACTATCGACACTTTAAATTTTAATAAAATGTCGAGTCTTCTTGTTGGATTGGTGCAGGTTGCCAAAGACCTTTCCGGTTCTCCTTAA